The Acanthochromis polyacanthus isolate Apoly-LR-REF ecotype Palm Island chromosome 5, KAUST_Apoly_ChrSc, whole genome shotgun sequence genome includes a window with the following:
- the card19 gene encoding caspase recruitment domain family, member 19: MGDSFREQLIEDSAFLRADRRLDTELADKLILQLNRIYPQILTDKEATKFRNLDVPKSVRLGELLTHLQEKGEEACREFYRALHLHVEEVYYSLPTRLRLRDSMDPLAIPRVYKQRYVLNDRGPLFFLGCFGFAVGVALLYYYSDAKVSGGSRALGMAALGLKRKAQEVLIWYTEESLMK; this comes from the exons ATGggag ACAGTTTCCGTGAGCAGCTGATAGAGGACAGCGCCTTCCTCAGAGCTGACCGGAGACTGGACACAGAGCTGGCGGACAAACTCATCCTTCAGCTCAACCGAATCTACCCTCAGATCCTCACAGACAAGGAGGCTACCAAG TTCAGAAACTTGGACGTCCCTAAAAGTGTTCGGCTGGGTGAACTCCTGACACACCTGCAGGAGAAAGGCGAGGAAGCATGCAGGGAGTTTTACAGAGCTCTTCATTTGCATGTAGAGGAGGTTTATTACAGCTTACCCACACGGCTCCGCCTCAGAG ATTCCATGGATCCCCTCGCAATTCCTCGTGTCTACAAACAGAGATATGTTCTGAACGACAGAG GTCCCCTCTTTTTTCTGGGATGTTTTGGATTTGCAGTCGGAGTGGCTTTGCTCTATTACTACAGTG ATGCTAAAGTGTCAGGAGGCAGCCGGGCCTTGGGGATGGCCGCTCTCGGGCTGAAAAGAAAAGCTCAGGAGGTTCTTATATGGTACACCGAGGAAAGCTTAATGAAGTAA